GTCATTCGTTATCATTTTTTATTTGCCAACAATCCTGGTATCTATGGTGACTGACTCGTTCCGAGAAGCCTCGATATGTTCCTGTACTCACTCCTCCTTACTGTCGATCACTCTCCCTTCAAGCCGCTCAGTGCGACGCTGCGAATTATGTATTTTTGGAAAAACAGGAACACCAATAATATTGGAAGAATACTCGTAGTAGCCAGTCCCATCGTAATGCCAGCGAGTCTTGCACCGTTCTCCGCGGAGAAGTTGGATAAAAATAGCGGCACAGTTCTTAAGTCCTGATCATTAATGACAACAAGCGGCCATATAAATGAATTCCAGCTATCCTGAAACGCTAGAATGGCAATCGTGGCCGTAATGGGACCTGTCAGCGGAACGAAGATATGAAAGAATGTCTTAAATTCACCGGCACCGTCCATCTTGGCCGATTCCCGCAATCCTTCAGGAAGCTGGTCGAAAAACTGCTTCGCAAGCACAAGGCCAAGCGCATTGATGATGGATGGAACAATCAGCGGATATTTCGTATTGATAAGCCCCAGATCGTTAAACATCGTGAACATCGGGATGAGTCTAGTCTCGAACGGAATCATCAATGTAGCCAGCACTATAAAGTACAGCAGACGCTTGCCCCTGAAGCTTCCCCGAGAAAAGGCATAGCCTCCAAGCAAGGCCGATGCAACGCTTAGGGCGACGCTGAAGAAGGCAATGACGCTCGAATTCCAATAAGCAAGCAGCAGGGCGTTATTCTCGAACACCAGCTCATAGTTGAACCATGAGAACTGCTCGGGAATGAGACGAGGTGGAAAGGGCAGCGCAACGTTCGCCGTTCGCTCCAGACTAACGCTGATCATCCAGAGGAACGGATAAATCATCAATAATCCGATGACGGAGAGCAGCACCGTAATGAAGGTGTTCGTCATTTTCGTTCGATAGGTCATGCTTTGCACTTGGGGTCACCGCCTTTACATTTTCATTCTTAACAGCTTCGTATTCAGATAGGTGAACAAGAGGATCACAACAAACAGGATATAGGCAGCCGCCGACGCGATGCCGTATTCGTTGCCGCCGAAGCCGCGCTCGAATATGAAGCCTACAACGGTATGCAACGCTCTGGCAGGGCTGCCTTGTAAGCCGCCCAGCATGTACACATCAGCGAAGCGCTGAAGACCTCCGATCCACCCGAGCACGAGAAGCACGGTCAGACTGCCGATCATGTTAGGCACCGTTATGAACCACCATTGCTGTAGCCGTGAAGCGCCATCAATGGATGATGCCTCGTAATATTCGATCGGGATCGCCTGCAGATTGGCTAGATTAATAATGATGACGAAGCCAAGCCAGTGCCAGACCGATAAGATCACCGCTCCCCACTTGGCAGATACCGGCTGCGAGAGCCATACGACCTTCTCGAAGCCGAGCTGCTGCATCGCATAGTTCAACGGCCCATCGGGGTGAAGAATAGCGAGAAACACCGTCGCTGCGGCCACCATAGAGGTCGCATTAGGGATATAGAACAGCACCTTGAAGAAGTTGGAGCCTCTGCGCAAGCTATTAATGAAGCATGCAATCAGGAATCCCAGAGGAATGGCAATTAGAAGCTGAAGACTCGTAATATACACGGTGTTATACACCGAATACCAGAACGTCTCTGATGTGAGCACCTCCGTATAGTTGTCTGCTCCCACATAACGCTCCTCCACCCCTCTTGTGAAGCTGAGACGCAGTGATTCAATTAGCGGGTAAATCGTAAATAGCACAATACCTAACAATGTGGGGAGTAAAAACCAATACCATATCGTACTGGACTCCCGATTCGATAAAGCTCGCCTTCTTGCAGGCACCTCAGCCCGATGCTTGCTTGCGCTAACGATCGCCATATGTTTCGGACGACCCATTGGCCGTCCTCCCTCCTTCGTTCGCTTGTCTATTCCTTCAGCTTCCTGCACGTATGTAGTTCTCGAACCATGAGCTCTAGGCCAACCACCGTTGTCGCAGCTCCAGGCAGAGCGTGAGATCATATACAGAGATGGCGTCGACGCCCATTTCGATATAATGCTGTATAAGAGCTTCGTTATTCGGCAGTGTAAAGATCCACACCATCAAGCCATACTCTCGCGCGTAGTAGATCAGCCAGCTGCGGCATGCTTCGTAATGGACATTCACCCCGCTGAAGCCTGACTGCTTCGCATGCTCACAATAACGTTGAGCAATCGCCTTATACGACTCATCCGGCAAGTCTGGGTCGATACGTGGTACATTCCACACAACATGCTTCGCATGCTCACTTCGAGCGATATGGTCGGTCAATCCGGTGAAATATACCTGGTTCCAAGCATTCCACGCTGTTAGGACTTGAGCTGCTGCCTCGTAAGCCTCCTTCGTCTTCAAATCGAGGTTAAACGCGATCGGCTTCCCTCTCAGCAGCTGCATGACCGTCTCTAGCTTGACAATCGGCTCGTGTCCGGCAGCTGTCCATTCGTCGTAGGTATAGTTCCTCAGATCCGGCTCATCGTCATGATATAAGACAGCTATGCCGTCCTTCGTCGATCGAACGTCTACCTCCAGCACATCGGCGCCAGCCTTGTAGCCAGCTATACATGATTCTATTGAGTTATAGGGCGTATTCTCACAGCCCGTATGTGCAATGATGCGGCAATGCTTCATTTCGATTACAGCTCCTTGTAAAATTTAACCTTGCTTGTGAAGTAGATCGGGTTCGTCAACGCAACTGTCGTCAGACCTCCGTATAATACGCCCACGGCCTTTATTCTCAGCCAGCGGAGTCCTTCGATCGGAATGTCCGGCTCGTGAACCGTCTGTCCCTCCATCCAAGGTACATTCAACACGTCGCCTCGATTGGATTCGGCAATGATTCTTGTAACTTGCATATGCTCACTGTTCCGACTCGGGATCTCTGAGAATTGCAGCTGTATGCTAAGGGATAGTGTATTCACCTTCGCCTCCACCCCAGTCATGTCGATACAATCCCCGAGCATATAAGTGCGATTGTCCACCTGTGCCTCGACATGCAGCAGCGGCCCTATGCTCATGAAGCAGCGCCCACGTTGTATCGCTTGTACAACCTGACCCGTACAGTAACGGTCCACCCTCTCCTCGAGTCCGATGTACGTGAAGGCCGGTATTCCCACTACGGAGTCGGAATGATGCCAGTCGCGCCCTGCAGTCGCTGTGATGCGGTAGCCCTCATTGAGAAGGCTTGTCCACTGCTGTAGCGCTAATTGATTGTAGCTTGTGTAAGACGGCGTCATGCCGTGCCACACCTCGATGTAATCGATATCCTCCCAGTCCTTGACCTCATACTCCCAATGACAGCCTGTGCAGATTGGGCTGCCCATCGTGTACGGATGAGCGATTCCTACAATTCCTCCAGCTCGATGAACTCGTTCAATCCCGACGTGAATGTCATGGATTCCAAGATCTCTCCATTCGCAATACGGCGCCCCTAGCGTCAGCATGTGACCGTAGAACGTCGTCCATTCCAATCCCTGAATAATCGCAATTCCCGTTTCGTCCTGAATACGCTTAGCTTCGGCTAAGCCTGACACTGTATTGTGATCCGTTAACGCAATGCCCTCTAGACCGAGCTTCTTCGCTTCCAAGCACATCTCTAGAAGTGTATGTCTGCCGTCACTATGAGGAGTATGCGTGTGCAGCTCAAAGGGAATCCAGTTCATACAGAGCCCTCCCCGTTCTTCACCGTTAAGGTATAGGAGCATTCAGGAGTGACGACACAATGTACACTGATGGTGACCTTCCATACTCCTTGCGGCATTGGTCCTGCAATGAAGCCGGGCGAGGCTGCTTCTTCGCAGACCAGATGCTTCTGCTCGGGCGTATGTCTATGAGCAGAGCCGCGAAAGCGCGCAGGGTCATCCAGCGACAGCGTTAACAGGTTCTGAAGTGGCATGAACTTCGCCCATTCCCGCTTCTGCTGCTCTGCGACTGCCGGAGCGGCATACTTATCGATCGCTTCTAGAATGAGTGCGCGTGACGTCTCCTGATCGTCCAGATGCTTGGGCGTGTACTTAAATTGAAGCTCAAGCGATGAGGCCGGCTCTTCCAGAACAAATGAATACGTAATGTGTGTCTTCGATTGAGAAGGAGTTACAATTCCTTCCACAGCTAGTAGCTGACTCATGGTTGCGTTCCACCTTTTGTTTAAAAATAAATCATTGCTTTGAATAAATATTTAATGTCTAGGTTTCTATAGGATTTTTAGTTGAATTTAGTGTGTTTTTACACTTATTCATTATAGATGTATAGACATCTTGTGATTAGACTAACAAGATTATGTTTTTGGAGTGTCATCGTCATATGAGTTTTTTGTAAATAAAAAAACCCGCAGCCCTCAGAATGCTTCGCATTCGAGGAGCTGCGGGTACACGACGAGCACGACGACACCGACTGCGCACAGCCACATGACGTTGATATGTTCCACTACTTTATCAGAGTAGACATATTAATTAGAAATAAAAGAAAGAGCCTACTTCCTTACACAATTAAGAATTTAATACTTATTTTGTTTGGACAACTTTACCTTTTTGTTGTAATTTATTGAATGTAATCAATGAAAATACCATCTAAGGGAGAGATTAGTTTGAGAAAGACAGCCTTTACTTTTATTTTTACAATGATCTTATTTATGCTTTCGATTTCAGCAGCTCTTGCATCTAACACAAGTATTACACTCTCAACTAATGCTAATAATGGAGTATCTCAGAACTTGTTCACAGCGTCGCATAAGGTCCAGTTTAATAAAGATATCAGCATTTCATCAATTGATTATTTCCAAGGATACAATTACAATGCTACAAACACATTTGTAATGAAAATCTATAAACATTCAGATAAGGCATTATTAGCTACAAGTAACTCTCAGGCTATTCCATATGGCCAAACAGGTACATTTACTTTCCCATCTTCAGTTGTTCTGAAGTCCGATGAACTATACATCGTTGCCATCGTTGGTAAAGGCATTGCCCTTCATTCGGCTACCCTGCCGCAATATTATACCTCCACTGATGGTACAGCAGAAGTTCAAGTGCTTGGTTTTGAGTGGGCTTCCGGGGAAGTGACGCCTGGTAACCCAGCACATACAGGGTACGTTCTACCTATTACTTTACATGTCAGTCCGGTCTCTCAAGCACCAAGTGCACCTAGCAACTTAACAGCTACTGCTGATCAACAAAAAGTCGATCTTGCTTGGACAGAGTCTCCTAACGCTTTAGCTTACAATGTCAAACGTTCAACAACAGCAGGTGGTCCTTACACGGTAATCGCTTCGAATGTAACTGGAACAACATACTCGGATACTGCGGTAAGCAACGGTACGACGTACTACTACGTAGTGTCAGCCGTTAATGCTGATGGCGAGAGCGGAAATTCCAATGAAGCAGAAGCTGCTCCACTCGCACCTGTAATAAAAAATCGTGCTTTACTTGTCATCACTTTAGTCAGTGGACTGCAAAAAGAATATGACTTATCGATGACCGAAGCGAATCAATTCATAGCTTGGTACAATGACCGTGCCGATGGAGCAGGACAAGAAGTCTATACCATCAGTAAAAATTACAACCGTGCTTCATTCCTGAGCCGTAAAGATTATATAGCCTTCAATAAAATCGAAATGTTCGAAATCAATGAGTATCAAGTTAATCCGTAGCACGCTTTAGTCACCGAGAAAACCCAAAAACCCGCAGCCCTCAGAATGCATGGCATTCGAGGAGCTGCGGGTTTTCTTTCACTTCTAACTTCTAACCGAAGATGAACAAATCTTGCGTGAGCGAGAATATACGCTCGATATAAGCGAGTATCCCTTGCGGATACAAGCCGAGCGCGACACCGCCGATGGCGCACAGCCACATCGTGATGGTGAGTGGCAGCGTCGGGCGCAGCGGTGCGGACTCGTCGTCACTGCGCATGAACATTTGGCGGATGATGCCAAAGTAATAGTAGAAGGAGACGACGCTCGTCAAGATCATGACCGCGCCGAGCCAGTAATGCTGTGTCTGCATCGTGCCGAGCAGAATGTACAGCTTCCCGAAGAAGCCTGCCGTAACCGGCAAGCCGGCCAGCGACAGCACGAGCAGCATGACGGCGACAGACATCGCAGGAGCGCGATAATACAAGCCGGCGAAGCCCCTCAGCTCCTCCTCGCCTGTCGAGCGCTCGAGAATCATGAGCACGGCGAACATACCGATGTTCATCAGCATGTAGGCGATCAGGTAGTAGGTGAACTCCGCGAAGTTCGAGAAGTGCACAATAGTGAACTGCACCGCGATCGGCACGAGCAGGTAGCCTGAATTCGCAATACCCGAATACGCGAGTAGCCGCTTCAGATTCGTCTGACGCAGCGCGATGAAGTTACCCGTAATCATCGCCGCGGCGGCGACGACCATCATCGCGGTCAAGAAGTCACCGTGCTGCGGTGTGCCCATAATGCCAGGGCTTGCGAAGATGTTATACATGACGCGGAACAAGATCGCGAATGCCGCCGCCTTCGAGACGACCGCGAGGAACGCGGTGATCGGCGTAGGCGCGCCCTGGTATACGTCAGGCGCATACATATGGAACGGCGAAGCCGCCACCTTGAAGCCGAAGCCCGCCAGCATCAGGAAGAAGCTGAGGTAAATCATCGGCAGCATCGCTTCCCCGCTGCCTTCGAGCACGGCGCTGATCTCCGGCAGCACCGTGCTGCCGGTCATGCCGTACAAGAACGACATGCCGTACAGAATGATGGCCGAGGAGATCCCGCCGAGGACGACATATTTGAACGCTCCCTCGTTGGATCGCGGGTCCTTCTTCCGCATGGCGACCAAGATGTAGGACGTAATGCTGAGCAGCTCCAGTCCGACGAACAGCGTAATCAGCTCTCCGGAGGAGGCCATAATCATGCCGCCGAGGACGGCTGGCAGCAGTAAGTAATAATATTCGCCGACGTGCGGCGTCTCTTCCTCATTCACCGAGCCGATGCTCATGAACGTAATCAAGCCGACTCCTGTGAGCAGCACGAGCTTCATAATGCTGGCGAAATCATCAATCCGATAGCTGTTCATCAGCAGCTGCTTCGGCTCATCGATATTGAGCTGGTACAGGACGATGAACAATGCGGATACGGCGATACCGACAAGCGACAACCAGCCGAGCCAAGATCGGCTCACCTGACGCGGCAGCAGCAGATCGAGCAGCGACAAGATGATAGCCGCGATGACGATCGTCAGCTCCGGTGCGAGCAGTCCAAGATCTTGTACCTCAAGACGTATTAGTTCCACCGGTCTAACCCCCCATCTTCGTGACGCTGCGAATGAATTGATCGAACCCGCTCACCGTCTGGTGCAGCTGCTCGCTAAGGATGCTCGGGTATACGCCGAGCGCGATAATGAAGGCGAGCAAAGTAATCATCGGCACAGCCTCCATGAAGCGGGCATCGCGCATGTCTGGAAGTCCAGGCTTCAACGGCCCGTAAGTCAGGCTCAGCACCCCGCGCAGCACGTAGACGGCAGCGAGTATAATGCCAAGCGCCGCAACGGCGGTTACAATCGGCATCGTCTTGAACAAGCCAAGGAAGACGAGGAACTCACTGATGAAGCCGGACAAGCCAGGCAGTCCGAGCGAGGCCATACCGGCGACGAGCAGGATGCCGGAGATGAACGGTACGCTTTTGGCTAGACCGCCTAATTCATCCAGCTGTGTCGTGCGCGTCCGCTCATAGATGGCGCCGACGATCAGGAACATCAGAGCCGAGATCAGACCGTGAGAGACGAGCTGGAATACCGCTCCCTCCATACCAGTCGTATTGAATGCGGCAATGCCGAGCAGTACGAGGCCCATGTGACTAATACTCGAGTAGGCCAGTATGAGTCGGAACTCCTTCTGCACGAAGGCGAGCACCGCCCCGTACAGGATGTTGATGACGCCGAGTACAGCGAGCACCGTGGCCCAGCCGACCGCCTGCTCCGGGAACAGCAGAATGCCGAAGCGGATGAGGCCGTACGCGCCCATTTTCAACAGGATACCCGAGTGAATCATGACGATCGAAGGCGGTGCCTCCGTATGCACCTTCAGCATCCACGTATGGAACGGGAACAGCGGAAGCTTAATACCGAAGGCGACGAGCATCATGAGGAACAGCGTTCCTTTCATCATATCGCTCAGGAAGAAGACGTTATCGTCCAGGTCGCTCTGGTTCACATACGATTGTGCGTTCTGGAACAGATTCTCGGTAATAACGTTCAGGTCGCCTGAATAATGAATGGACGGTGTGTTGCTCTCGCTGACCGACAGCGTGAAGCCAGCCGTGCTGACGAGAATGAGAAAGGCGATCAGCATAATAGCCGAGCCGAGTCCGTTGTAGATTAAGAACTTGTTCGCCGCACGCTCGCGGTCGAGGAAGCCCCATATGCCGATGAGGAAAAACATCGGAATGAGCGTCAGCTCGAAGAACACGAAGAACAGGAACAGATCCTGTGCCATGAACACGCCGAACATCCCCGTCTCCAGCAGCAAGAACCAGATGAAGTACGACTTCCACCGCTTCTTGATGTATATGGAGGCAAGCGCAGCCATCGTGCCTACGAGCGCCGTCAAGAATACCAGCGGAAGCGACAGACCGTCGACCGCCAGCTTATAGTTGAACTCGAAGAAGAAGGAAGTCATCTGGCTCAAGCTTTGCGTCTCTCGGTCGAGCGGGATCGTGATCCACGGCAGCGACTCGTTGAACTGCATACCGCCTAAGTTCGAGTTGAACTTCACATACAGCCATGCGGACAGGCCGAGCGGAATGAGCGTCGTCACGATGGCGACCGTCTTGATCCACTGCCCTTGGTGCTTAGGTAGACACAGCAGTACGAGAATGCCGAGCAGCGGCGTCAATGCGATCATTGATAGAATCGGAATATTATCCAAGGCTGATGAACCTCCTTCCCGCAACAGCCAGCATCAGAACGATCAGGCCGAGCAGTGTCACTAGACCGTACGTCTGGACGTGGCCGTTCTGCATGCGGGAGCCGAGTCTTCCAAGTCCCGTCACAGCATAGCTGGACAAGCGCACAATGCCGTCTACGACATAGACGTCGAACAGATGCAGCACCTGACCGATTCCTTGCAGCGGACGTACCCAAAGCAGCTCATACAGCTCGTCAATGTAATATTTGCGCTGCAAAAGACGATACAGCCAAGGTGCGCCCTCGACGAAGCCTTGTGCGGAGATCGTGCGCTTCACATACACCAGATAGCCCGCGCCGATACCGAGCACACCGACCAGCGTGGACAGCACCATCACGAGTGCCGACGCATGATCCTCCTCGTGACCCGTCAGCCAGCTGCCCAACCACGGGTTGAATGGAGTGAATACGAAGCCCGCCGTTACCGCGAGCACCGCAAGTACGATCAGAGGCAGCGTCATAACGCCCGGAGACTCATGCACGTGATGCTGCTCGCCGCGCGGCTTGCCGAGGAAGACGAGGAAGAACAGTCTGGACATATAGAACGCGGTGAAGAACGCCGCAATAAGCCCGACCGCAAGCAGCCCGTAATGACCCGTGTTGTATGCCTCGGTTAAGATCGCGTCCTTCGACCAGAAGCCGGACAGCGGCACGATGCCGCTCAGTGCAAGTGCGCCGATGGCGAACGTCCATGCGGTTATCTTCATATGACGGCCGACGCCGCCCATTTCTTGAATATTTTGCGTATGTACCGCGTGAATGACACTGCCTGCTCCGAGGAACAACAGCGCCTTGAAGAACGCGTGTGTGAACAGGTGGAATACACCTGCTGTATAAGCAGCCGCTGTGCCGATACCGAGCGCCATCATCATATAGCCGAGCTGGCTGACCGTTGAGTAAGCAAGGATGCGCTTAATATCATCCTGCGCCGTACCGATCGTAGCCGCGAACAGCGCGGTGAACGCACCGACGATCGCAACGACCGTCAACGCGATAGGCGCCGCAGTGAATATATCAAACGTACGTGCGACCAAATACACGCCGGCGGCAACCATCGTCGCGGCATGGATGAGCGCACTGATCGGTGTTGGACCTTCCATCGCATCTGGCAGCCACGTGTGCAGCGGGAACTGACCCGACTTGCCCATTGCGCCGATGAAGATTAGAATCGCGATCCACGTCGCCATCTCCTCAGAGATGCTGCCATCTGCGAAGGCGTTGCTGATCGAGGAGAAGTCGAGTGCATGACCCGGCATTACCCAGAACAGCAATAGCATACCTAGGAATAGACCAACGTCGCCGACACGCGTAACGATGAACGCCTTCTTCGCAGCCGCTCTCGCCTCTGGCTTGAAGTACCAGAACCCGACGAGCAGGAACGAGCAGACGCCGACCAGCTCCCAGAAGATGAACAGCTGCAGCAGGTTGACCGAGATGACGAGGCCGAGCATCGAGAACGTAAACAACGCGATATACGCATAGAACACGTTAATGCGCTCGTCCCCGTGCATGTAGCCCTTGGAATACAGATTCACCAGCAAGCTGACGAGTGTGACGACAACGAGCATGAGCGCATTGAGGTTCGTCACCTCGAAGCCCATCGACAGCGTCATGTCGCCAAGCTTGATCCACTGCAGCTTATCCCATGTGTAATTATCCGCCTCGCCGCCGAGTCGCTCCCAGAACACAAGGAGGGACAGGACGAATGATACGAGTCCAGATGTGATGCAAATATAAGCGCCAAGCTCCCGTAAAGAGCGGCCCACTGCCGTTAATATCAGAAAGGACAACAGGGGAAACAACGGAATGAGCCAGGCGTATTGCGAAAAAGCTGATGCCATGAGTTATATCCTCCTCTATCGCTTCAACGAATCCATGTCTCCGACATCCGTTGTTCCTCGATTCCGGTACAGCGCGATCAAGATCGCAATACCAACTGCCGCCTCAGCAGCTGCTACGGTAATGTTGAACAGGGAGAACATTTGTCCGGTCAAGCCCGGCTGTGCGCCGAATCTGGAGAAGGCGACCAGGTTCAGGTTGACCGCATTCAGCATGAGCTCGATGGACAGCAGTACGATGACTGCATTCTTCTTCGACAACGCTCCGTACAGGCCGATACAGAACAAGATCGCCGCGAGCGTTAAGTAAGGTGTAGCCAATCCTGCCGATGCTCCGACCATATCTAGTCCTCCTCCTTCTTCGCCACGACGATCGCGCCGATGAAGGCCACCGTCAGCAGCACCGACATGAGCTCGAATGGAATGACATGCAGGCTGAACAGCTGCTTGCCGATTTCGAGCGTATTGTCCGCCATCTCCGGCAGCTCCCCGCTCTGCAGCTGCGTCGTCTGTATACAATAGAAGATCAGACCGAACAGCCCCGCCGCGCCAACGAACAGCAGCCCGTTATGCCAAGGCCGATTCGGCTCCTCCTCGATGTCCCCTTTATGCTTCGTCATCATAATGCCGAAGATCATGAGGATTGAGATCGCGCCGGCGTAGATGAGAATTTGCACGACGGCGACGAATTCGGCGCGCAGCACGACATACAATCCAGCTAAGCTAACGAACGTCATCGCCAGTGCAAGCACCATATGAACGACTCGCGTAAAGTTGATCATGAAGATCGCTCCGCCGATCGCGAGCAGCGCGCAGATGAAGAACGCCACATTTTCCCCATTAGACAGGAACGCACTAATGTTCGATACCATTTACTTCGCACCGCCCTTTGGCATCGCTGAGTTGTTCTCTTTGCGCACGTTCGTGTTGTTCTCGTTCAGCCACTGTAAATTTTTGAACAAATCGTCGCGGCTGTACGTGGACAGCTCGAAGTTGTTCGTCATGACGATCGCCTCAGTCGGACACACCTCCGTGCACAGATCGCACAGGATGCAGATTTCAAAGTTAATATCGTATGTATCAATAACCTTGCCCTTCTTCTCCGGGTCTGGGTTCGGCTTGCCGATCAGATTGATGCATTCGGTCGGACAGATGCGTGCGCATTGGTTGCACACGATGCATTTCTCCGGGTCAAAATGCTGAATACCGCGGAAGCGGTCCGGCATCTGGAGCGGAACGTCGGGATACGCATACGTAATCTTCTTCTGTGTCAGGCTCTTCAGCGTAACACCAAGGCCCTTCATAATTCCCTTCATCCGTTATTCACCCTTTCGTCTACGAGACTG
Above is a genomic segment from Paenibacillus sp. YYML68 containing:
- a CDS encoding NADH-quinone oxidoreductase subunit J yields the protein MVSNISAFLSNGENVAFFICALLAIGGAIFMINFTRVVHMVLALAMTFVSLAGLYVVLRAEFVAVVQILIYAGAISILMIFGIMMTKHKGDIEEEPNRPWHNGLLFVGAAGLFGLIFYCIQTTQLQSGELPEMADNTLEIGKQLFSLHVIPFELMSVLLTVAFIGAIVVAKKEED
- the nuoI gene encoding NADH-quinone oxidoreductase subunit NuoI, which translates into the protein MKGIMKGLGVTLKSLTQKKITYAYPDVPLQMPDRFRGIQHFDPEKCIVCNQCARICPTECINLIGKPNPDPEKKGKVIDTYDINFEICILCDLCTEVCPTEAIVMTNNFELSTYSRDDLFKNLQWLNENNTNVRKENNSAMPKGGAK